The genomic segment ttccacataggatggtggacacctggaatggattaactgaggagattgtaacagcagaaagtgagcagaaatttaaggaaaagttagataaatgtagatatggaaacaggTCACATGAGTCCTGCTCGAAACATGTAACATAAAACTAAGTAAATGcaactaagtaaacacacacacaccgcgtaatgtagtggtcagcacgctcggctcacaaccaagagggtcccggttcgagtcccgggaaggggtaaggcaaatgggcaagcctcttaatgtgtagcccctgttcacctagcagtaaaataggtacgggatgtaattcgaggggttgtggcctcgctttcccggtgtgtgaagtgtgttgtggtctcagtcctacttgAAGATttgtctatgaggtctgagctcgctccgtaatagggagggcatgctgggtgaccagcagacaaccgaggtgatgtgaaaattacacacacacacacacacacacacacacacacacacatatgtacacatGAACAGGGGATACTGTACTAAAGTAATGCGGGCATTCTAAAAGCTATCAATACATGTGACTTTTGTGAGATGGGTGAAAATATCTCAATAAATGTAAATTACATATTTTAACATGTTGACAGTTAAGTcatcaaaaataaaataaaatagtgaaaggaacATGGAAATACAATGCTGAGAACATTGTGGAATCATAACAGCCAGTGAAACATTAAAGATTTCTAAAACAAGTTTGCTGCAGGTTATAGTTTGCTTGCTTACTTATATAATTTTTATGACTAGGATTGAGGAAAGACCAATGGATGACAGTATATAGACACTTACATACAACATTCAGTAAAAATTCAGTCCATACCAGTGTGGTTATGACTCAACAGAATCATAAATACAAAGTGCTTTTCTACCTATGCAAGTAAGTTTTCCTGTTCAAACACTTAAACAGAGACTGGGTCATAATGGCAAGTAAATCTGTAGTGTGTAGATACAGATACAGATATTTATATAAGCAGACAGATAAGACTAACAGATATGAGGCTGTGTAACTGCCAGATAGGGGTGATAGATAAGTAACTAATGTCTCAGTGAATATGTATGTGAGATCAAATAAAATGTactcacaaaaataaagatacatgGTTACCTTAGTGGACAACCTTTTGCAAGTACTACAGTACATCATATTGGTAAATTTTCCTTTATACCAACAAGTTGATACAGTGATTTAtagtataaggaaaaaaacaaataaaataatcatgataatgatggtaaaaaaaaaaagagcagtgtgaatatcagagagagagagagagagagagagagagagagagagagagagagagagagaatctacttAGTTATAAATTCATAGTATTTAGTGGTTAAGGGAAATAGGGGTTTTCAACTAATTCTCTTTCATGTTAGGAAAAAATCTTACTAACTTTTTGCAGTATTTCATAATAAAGATGGAAAGTTAGTTTTGAGAAAACAGGCTTTGGGACTCCACTCAGGAATCTGCTAGAGACATTAGTGACTAGGCACTCTGAAGGCACTTgttcctcatttctttattgTGGGTGTGTTCATCAGGCAGTCCTCAAGATACACTCACTTATGTAGGCATGTAAGATAGTTGTTTACACTATAGTGATAGCCTGTGGTCAGTGTTGTGGACATATCCTGCATTGTGGCTCATTGCTACAATAGATCCAGTAAAGTATAACTATCTTTTTGTTAcattttacatgtttttttttgggggggaggcAGTACCTCCACACTTAAGTGAAATTACTTTTGAATTTTTCTATATAAGATCTTGTATAGTAAACTTCCCTATGGACCATCATTGTCATTACAGACCCTCACAACAAAAGGCATCATAATAAGTTcatcctttctgtttctttctccttttgcctcctttatttttctttcattgcttcATTATCTTTCAAAAGAAATTGTGGTAAAAATGAGGTTTCTACACTGTGTATGGTGTGGACAAGCAAAGAATTTATTGTACAAGACCTAAGGAACCTTAAGTTCATAAGCTAGTATGTTAATACATAAATCTTGACACCTTAAAGATTGCCATATTGAAAAATCTAGGATGTTGAAACAGAGATTGCATTATGAATTACCACATAGCACATGGCAAAATTTAAAGGTACAAACACCAGAAGTATTCAAAATATGACTATAGCTTTGAAATattactaatatatttttttccatggaAAATTCTAAATTTACTATTTTCAAGAAAATAGCCATTTTATTTTGAGTGACACTGATTTCTTTTCAATATTGGGAATCTGCAGCAGGCCAGTAAGGTATCAAATGGGCTGGCAATAAGTGGTGACaacatgataatgacaatgatgatgataatgatgattatatgTAAAACAGATATGCATTGTTATGCACCATAAAAGAGTAAGACTTGTTTTCAAGTAACTCTTCAAAATTTAAGGGATATTGATAATACTGTAAAGGATATTGTGTAAAATATAATCTTTGTGAATAACTAATCTCACTTATAAATCACCATGGGAAAACATAAAAGCTGGAAATCCCATagtagagagataaaaaggactTTACATACCAACAAAATAACTATAAATATTATCAATTCAGTTTAACTTAATAATATTCAAATCTGTTACTCAATATTGCATTGTATCATTTGTACAGCACCATTGTTTGAGGACAATCTAAAGTTGATCTTGCAAAGTGTACCTGACAAAAAAGTTTGTACTCACTTCTTTCCATTATACTAATTCCATCTTAATCACTCATTGTGTATTGCAGTACTGCTGCTAAAAAAGTTTTAGATAGCtaacttttttaatatttcaatgACAACCTTTGACTTCTGGACACTATCTGAACAATTCACAATCTTCAACTCTAATCATAGAAGATGACTTGTTCTCTTTGCCTCCAGCTCATTTATTTCAGCTGGCAGCACTATCCTACAGCACAGCAGGGGACTCTACCTTCTCACATAAAAAGGATCCTAAACAATCACACATCTGGTTGTCTATTTCCTATAACAAAACTAGAAGTGTCATTTTGGTTAGCTCTCACAATAATTAAttttcctcatatatttttAAATCATAAAATTTCTAGATGGAGCATAACTAGGCTGAATAAGTAAAATTTCTAATTTTCTAGACTTTAAAACTTGAATATTGAGCAATTCTTCCTGATTTTTCTCTCATGTGCAGCAACCCTGACCTGTTACTGCTGTTGGCAGCTTAATGCTTCTTTTTGCCCAGCTTGGGAAGGATCCCCAAGTACTTGCATATAATACTCAGCATAACCTCATCTGCTCCACCGCCAATTGATACCAGCCGCATGTCTCTATAGAACCTGCTCACAATGACCTGTTGAAATGACAGGATGTGAATTATGGACTGCAAAGCATAAGCCACATATCACAAATTTTATGAATATCAACTAAGATTATGGTGATTTATTACAATATATGAATTgtctttttcattaattttgcaGCATACACTGCATGAGACCCAAATATGAAACGAATAcctgtaggaaaaaaataaactgtacCTCTTTAGTGAATCCCATGCCACCCCAAAATTGAAGGCAGGAGTCTGAGACTTCACGCACCAGCCGCCCTCCCTTCAACTTGCACATGGACACCAGCTTTGTAACATCCTCCCCTTCTTTGTACAGCTCTGGGAAGAGGAGCACCAACATTCACCCAACATTTAATTCTTTGATTGTTTATGACAGAACACCTGTTACTTTATGAATATCTTGAGTATCTCTAAATGACTTcaatttccgtgtgtgtgtgtgtgtgtgtgtgtgtgtgtgtgtgtgtgtgtgtgtgtgtgtgtgtgtgtgtgtgtgtgtgtgtgtgtgtgtgtgtgtgtgtgtgtgtgtgtttacttagttgtatttacgtagttgtaACATGCatgaaaagagctatgctcatgcTGTCCCGCCTCCATATCTATGCaaatccaacatttctttgCTTCAATGACTCTCTTATCTAAACTGTTCCAAACTTCTACATatctttgtggaaagctgaacttcttgatatctcCCCTGCAgttgtcttttcttaatttctttccatgtcctcttgtgttgCTATTGTCCCAGATTAGTAAGTCTTCTCTATCTAATTTTTACAGTCCATTCATCACTCTGTACActgctattagatctcctctttccGTTCTCTGTTCTAAGATTGTAAGAACTAATATTTGTAGCCTTTCTTTATAAGACCGTTCACTTAAATTTTGGGGAAGCTTTGTTGCTGCCCtctgtattttctcatttccttatgtgtttctttttgtttggtgACTAAActgcatattctaattttgGGTGTATTAGagtcattgattttttttgtcatatcttTGTCAATGTAAATGAATGCTATCTTTATATTCCTCAAAAGTTCATAggtatttcctgtaatcctattTATGTGCCTTTCTGGTGACAAGTTATCCACAATGGTTACTCCTAGGTCTTTTTCTTCtgacttcttaatttcttcattctccATTGATTAAACTGCCTTCAGCCTTTCAGCCTTCTTTTGCTCATTCAAAATTCTAATGTGCTGCACTTTTTTGTaataaattccatttcccatgtAAGTGACCATTCCACTATTTTCTCCAAGTCTTGTTGTagcgcctcacaatcttcttttctattcaccaTCCTCATTAATTTAGCATAATCTGCAAACAGACTGATGTAACTGTCTACATTTTCTGGTATATCGTTCAAATATATGGCAAATGTTATTGGTGCTAATACCAACCACTGTGAAACTCCACTTAAGACTTTTCCAggccatttttttattatttatttattttttatttttttattttagtttttttgtatgtgtgtgtacacattATTCATGCATTATAAGTATAAAGACATGAGTTGCCACTCCTGTATTCATATTCTTAcattataataagaaaaagagtttCATGACAATGGATTCTACACACTGTATTGTTTAATCAGTCACCATGAGAAAAATCTGCATAATATACATACCTGTTGCTCTGTAGGTCAGGGCTCTGAGAGCTTCAATTTCTGTTTGTAATTCAGCAAGGCGATAATGAACATACTGGTTGTCAAGGATCGACTTGCCAAAAGCCTGACGGTTCTTGGTGTACTCTATTGTGGCCTCGACACACTTCTCCATGGGACGAAGAAGCAATCCAGCAGCGGCCAGACGCTCCTCTTGAAACTATCAGGTAAAGTAAAGTGGAAGGTTCATAAGTATTTGTTTGTGCTTGGTTAAACAGGAAATAATCTCAAGGATGATTAGAAGAAAATCCCTTATGAATGAAATATTTACCTGCATCATCTGGTAAGTaaaaccctttccttcctcaccaatCAAGTTCTTGGCAGGGACTCTTACATCCTCAAAGAAAATCTGAGCTGTATCTGAAGACAGCATTCCAATCTTATTGATGCGTTTTGCTAAATGGATTcctgaaaaatatgataattatataaaaaatggtaaaaataaaatgtaaataatatataCAATACATATATGTAAaagccccgagagagagagagagagagagagagagagagagagagagagagagagagagagagagagagagagagagagagagaatcatctcTTGGAATTCTCAATCTGCATCATTTATGACTTTACTAGACCAATATATCACTAACCATGTATTGTATGCCTTTGTCAGTTCCCTGCATTGCCACACACTTACCTGGTGAGTCCATGGGCACACATATGAGGGACTTGCTGAGGTGTGGTGCAGCCTGCGATGTGTTGGCAAGGAGGCATATCCAGTCAGCTTGAAAGCCATTGGTAATCCACATTTTTTGGCCATTAATGATCAGGTCATCTCCATCCCACCTAGCTGTGGTCTTAATGGTGGCCACATCTGATCCAGATCCTGGCTCACTAACCCCTAGGCAGGACACATAATCTCCTGCTATGCTTGGTGCAAGAAACTGTTCCTTAACATAGTCACTTCCAaacctggaaaaaaataaattaataaaaaaaataaataaaaaattaatctatctatctatctatgtatctacatatatatatatatatatatatatatatatatatatatatatatatatatatatatatatatatatatatatatattatatactagAAACTAGTGCTTTTGTTACATtgaatttttacatatttcaaccctttcactatctatccttcttcttttaatttgttcaatattactattgttttctctacttataaaatatatatatatatatatatatatatatatatatatatatatatatatatatatatatatatatatatatatatatatatatccaagaTTCATAGATGTAGGGCTTGCATAATGTGACACCACCAAGACCTTCCTACACAGGTTCAGTGACAAAGAATATGCTGATTGAAACAGTGTGAAAACTTGTgtattctttgactatttgtgCAACACTAGTCATAGAAAGAAGGAACGTCCTCACCGTGCTAGGGCAGGTGTTGACATGTCTGTCTGTACTCCTATAGACATAGGGAT from the Portunus trituberculatus isolate SZX2019 chromosome 48, ASM1759143v1, whole genome shotgun sequence genome contains:
- the LOC123498891 gene encoding probable acyl-CoA dehydrogenase 6; the protein is MRVLRFLGKLSVPSSIHLRLIRNISTSVPRNGSLFTQEHRELQSSLTKLIDTEINPYVDQWEEEGQYPAHEVFKKLGQAGFLGITKPEKYGGLGLDYSFAVAAHETLGNINCGAIPMSIGVQTDMSTPALARFGSDYVKEQFLAPSIAGDYVSCLGVSEPGSGSDVATIKTTARWDGDDLIINGQKMWITNGFQADWICLLANTSQAAPHLSKSLICVPMDSPGIHLAKRINKIGMLSSDTAQIFFEDVRVPAKNLIGEEGKGFTYQMMQFQEERLAAAGLLLRPMEKCVEATIEYTKNRQAFGKSILDNQYVHYRLAELQTEIEALRALTYRATELYKEGEDVTKLVSMCKLKGGRLVREVSDSCLQFWGGMGFTKEVIVSRFYRDMRLVSIGGGADEVMLSIICKYLGILPKLGKKKH